A region from the Sinorhizobium alkalisoli genome encodes:
- a CDS encoding IS5 family transposase (programmed frameshift), with amino-acid sequence MVSDAQWERIEPLLPTDVRGKPRVDDHRVLSGIVHAPRCGGRWADCADVYGPKKTLCNRFVRWSERGIWEGIFSALAGAEDAPDRLFIDSSCIKVHRCAGGGKGGPLAHGIGRTKGGRNTKLHVVCDAKGRPHVLLLTPGNVHDCKVARLCIDALPPSAELVADKGYDSQALREWLHERGTEAVIPPRRNRKVQYDYNRAIYKQRNVIERMFCRLKDWRRIATRFDRNIKNFMGAVALAVAVIWWLQ; translated from the exons TTGGTTTCCGATGCGCAGTGGGAACGGATTGAACCGCTGCTGCCAACGGATGTGCGGGGCAAGCCGCGCGTGGACGATCATCGCGTGTTGAGCGGAATCGTCCATGCGCCGCGATGCGGTGGCCGCTGGGCGGACTGCGCCGACGTCTATGGACCGAAGAAGACGCTCTGCAATCGCTTTGTTCGCTGGTCCGAGCGCGGCATCTGGGAAGGCATTTTCAGCGCACTTGCCGGAGCCGAGGATGCGCCGGACCGATTGTTCATCGATAGTAGCTGCATCAAGGTCCACCGCTGCGCAGGCGGCGGAAAAGGGGGGCCTT TGGCTCATGGTATCGGCCGCACGAAAGGCGGACGGAACACCAAGCTCCATGTCGTCTGCGACGCGAAAGGCCGCCCCCACGTCCTGCTCCTGACCCCAGGCAATGTCCACGATTGCAAGGTGGCCAGGCTGTGCATCGATGCCCTGCCGCCCTCCGCGGAGCTCGTCGCGGACAAGGGTTATGACAGCCAGGCATTGCGCGAATGGCTTCACGAGCGCGGCACCGAGGCCGTGATCCCGCCACGTCGCAACCGCAAGGTCCAGTACGATTATAATCGCGCCATCTACAAACAGCGCAACGTCATCGAGCGTATGTTCTGCCGCCTCAAGGACTGGCGCCGCATCGCCACACGCTTCGATCGCAACATCAAGAACTTCATGGGGGCCGTCGCTCTCGCCGTAGCCGTCATCTGGTGGCTGCAGTGA
- a CDS encoding helix-turn-helix domain-containing protein yields the protein MAWDRQTLRDWVHRYNADGLSGLSNRRSPGRPPWPTPAQKAALAAPVEHGPDPERDGVMRWRRKDLKRRIEEMFGAVMQERTVAAQLAELAFVRLTLRPRHPKPGEAAPRGACKKISPPQWQKSPVASPRVK from the coding sequence GTGGCTTGGGATCGCCAGACGCTGCGCGACTGGGTCCATCGCTACAATGCGGACGGGCTGAGCGGGCTTTCCAACCGTAGGTCACCGGGGCGCCCGCCATGGCCGACGCCGGCGCAGAAGGCCGCGTTGGCGGCGCCGGTGGAACACGGCCCCGATCCCGAGCGCGACGGCGTAATGCGCTGGCGGCGCAAAGACTTGAAGCGACGGATCGAGGAGATGTTCGGGGCTGTCATGCAGGAGCGCACTGTGGCCGCGCAACTGGCCGAACTCGCGTTCGTGCGGCTGACGCTGCGTCCCCGTCACCCGAAGCCAGGCGAAGCGGCCCCCCGGGGGGCATGCAAAAAAATTTCCCCGCCGCAGTGGCAGAAATCGCCGGTGGCCTCGCCAAGGGTAAAGTGA
- a CDS encoding flavin reductase family protein codes for MPDQPHVHTDIVIRNGADPVNSDALKCALRRMGGGVSVITAGEGEERAGATVTSATALSIEPPCMLVSLNRSSSTWPAVARFGHFCVNILGHAHEILANQFAGRGGLKGAERYRGAEWTQFISGAPVLKDAVAAVDCKVEEAIERYSHVIVLGRVVGICIGNGGSLVYRGGRYFPLGEQ; via the coding sequence ATGCCGGACCAGCCGCACGTGCACACCGACATAGTGATCCGCAATGGCGCAGACCCGGTGAACTCCGACGCCCTGAAATGTGCTTTGCGCAGGATGGGCGGTGGGGTTAGCGTCATCACCGCAGGGGAGGGTGAAGAGCGTGCAGGAGCAACTGTTACTTCCGCGACTGCCCTCTCGATCGAGCCACCATGCATGCTCGTTTCCCTCAATCGTTCCTCGTCGACGTGGCCTGCCGTTGCGCGGTTCGGGCATTTTTGCGTCAACATCCTGGGCCACGCCCACGAGATACTGGCGAACCAGTTCGCCGGTCGAGGCGGGCTGAAAGGCGCGGAACGCTATCGCGGTGCTGAGTGGACGCAATTCATCAGCGGCGCGCCTGTCCTTAAGGATGCCGTGGCGGCCGTGGACTGCAAGGTTGAGGAAGCCATAGAACGATACAGCCATGTAATTGTGCTCGGCCGCGTCGTCGGCATTTGCATCGGCAACGGCGGCTCATTGGTTTATCGTGGCGGCCGGTATTTTCCATTAGGCGAGCAGTGA
- a CDS encoding LysR family transcriptional regulator, with the protein MDHSVWKGSHSFIVDSDAAQQRQMPSLTSIDLNLLVELEALLQYRNITHAAQHIGRSQPAMSRALSRLRGMFNDDLLVRGSRGLVPTPRAERLGNMLPSVLNAIRELVNRSLTPRDMPWKATIAIPDHQALILLPRLLPRLHECTPHLDIVTSPLLDCALRRLEQGEIDLAVGQIGAAPLGFLRRKLYADRFTCLLRHDHPVLEREWSISTFAELRHASILTDANDRFGQVYDGLSKLGLWDRYPIAVSNVLTAAVVIAATDLVLVVPHRIATQIATMLPLAVLDPPVQLMPYEVALIWHERSHRDPEHQWLRHEIAAAARPDRNAPNNKSNGEETK; encoded by the coding sequence ATGGATCACTCCGTTTGGAAGGGCTCACATTCGTTCATCGTCGACAGTGACGCCGCACAGCAACGACAGATGCCGAGCTTGACATCGATCGACCTGAACCTGCTGGTGGAGCTCGAGGCGCTGTTGCAGTACCGGAACATCACGCATGCGGCCCAACACATCGGCCGAAGTCAACCGGCAATGAGCCGGGCGTTGTCAAGACTGCGTGGCATGTTCAATGACGATCTTTTGGTTCGCGGCTCGCGCGGCTTGGTGCCGACGCCGCGGGCCGAACGCTTGGGCAATATGCTGCCGTCTGTATTGAACGCGATCCGCGAACTGGTGAATCGCAGCTTAACCCCAAGAGACATGCCCTGGAAGGCAACTATCGCCATCCCCGACCACCAAGCGCTCATTTTGCTCCCGCGTCTATTGCCGCGTCTGCATGAGTGCACACCTCATCTCGACATTGTCACCAGCCCGCTCTTGGACTGTGCACTGCGGCGGCTTGAGCAGGGTGAGATCGATTTAGCCGTCGGGCAGATCGGTGCCGCACCGCTGGGCTTCTTGCGGCGTAAGCTTTACGCGGACCGCTTCACCTGTCTGCTACGCCACGACCACCCAGTGCTAGAGCGAGAGTGGAGCATAAGTACCTTCGCTGAGTTGCGTCACGCCTCCATCTTGACGGACGCCAATGACCGCTTCGGTCAGGTCTATGACGGGCTTTCCAAGCTGGGGCTATGGGACCGGTATCCGATCGCGGTCTCCAATGTGCTGACGGCGGCAGTTGTGATTGCGGCGACCGATCTTGTCCTCGTCGTGCCGCATCGCATCGCGACCCAGATCGCCACCATGCTGCCGCTCGCGGTTCTCGATCCTCCCGTGCAACTGATGCCATATGAAGTTGCGTTGATCTGGCACGAGCGTTCCCATCGCGACCCGGAACATCAGTGGCTCCGCCACGAAATCGCCGCGGCAGCGCGACCCGACCGGAACGCACCAAACAACAAATCAAATGGGGAGGAGACTAAATGA
- a CDS encoding LysR family transcriptional regulator, giving the protein MRFKGLDLNLLVALDALMSQQSVTAAARSINLSQPAMSSALARLRTYFGDELFTMQGRKFLPTPRAKALAPAVRDVLLHIQFSIISCDMFNPAMSERRFRIIVSDFVTLVFFEKVVERVVREAPAVGFELLAPADEPNELLGRGEIDFLILPEQFMSNAHPQARLFDETLVCVGCAMNKQLSQQLSLEKYLSMGHVVAKFGPAVKPSIEEWLLVEHGLKRRIEVVAPGFSLIPPLLSGTERIATIPLRLACHFAKIIPLRIVELPLALPAFTMAVQWPDLHNRDQASIWMQEILLQEAGRMAAPTNANGRPGPGGV; this is encoded by the coding sequence ATGCGTTTTAAGGGCCTCGATCTCAATCTTCTAGTTGCGCTCGATGCTCTGATGTCACAACAAAGCGTCACCGCAGCTGCACGTAGCATTAATCTCAGTCAGCCAGCCATGAGTTCTGCTCTCGCCCGGCTACGCACCTATTTCGGTGATGAGCTGTTTACAATGCAGGGCCGCAAATTCCTCCCAACTCCGCGTGCCAAAGCTCTTGCCCCCGCAGTCCGCGATGTTCTGCTTCATATTCAGTTTTCCATCATTTCATGCGACATGTTCAATCCTGCCATGTCCGAGCGACGTTTCAGAATCATTGTGTCCGATTTCGTGACACTTGTCTTCTTCGAAAAGGTTGTAGAGCGTGTGGTGCGGGAGGCTCCAGCCGTCGGCTTTGAATTGCTGGCTCCCGCCGATGAACCCAATGAGCTACTCGGGCGCGGTGAAATCGATTTCCTAATCCTTCCTGAGCAGTTCATGTCGAACGCGCATCCCCAAGCGAGACTGTTCGACGAGACACTCGTCTGCGTGGGCTGCGCCATGAACAAACAACTTTCACAGCAGCTTTCCCTTGAAAAATACCTGTCGATGGGGCATGTTGTAGCCAAGTTCGGGCCTGCGGTGAAGCCCTCCATCGAAGAATGGTTATTGGTCGAGCACGGTCTAAAGAGGCGCATTGAGGTCGTCGCGCCCGGCTTCAGCTTGATCCCGCCGCTGCTGTCAGGGACCGAGCGTATAGCGACCATACCCTTGCGGCTCGCCTGTCATTTCGCAAAGATAATTCCCTTGCGGATCGTCGAGCTCCCGCTGGCACTTCCAGCATTTACTATGGCTGTCCAGTGGCCCGACCTTCACAACAGGGATCAGGCAAGCATATGGATGCAGGAGATTCTGCTACAGGAGGCCGGCCGCATGGCTGCCCCGACTAACGCCAACGGACGTCCTGGGCCCGGGGGCGTTTGA
- a CDS encoding tryptophan 7-halogenase gives MEAFNSANVRSWTGVRDYLRLHYYGGRNDTPFWRELTSAELPKSYAQLRACFQKRTPRHIDIEPHVGSGWQSLFRQIDWLSVAAPLGVVPPAAARAELGSSCSNYSATIRMRRVSP, from the coding sequence ATCGAAGCCTTCAACAGCGCAAACGTACGATCCTGGACGGGCGTCCGCGATTACCTCCGGCTGCACTATTATGGTGGCAGAAATGATACGCCGTTCTGGCGAGAACTAACTTCGGCCGAGTTGCCGAAGAGTTATGCCCAGTTAAGGGCCTGCTTTCAAAAACGCACACCGCGCCATATCGATATCGAACCGCATGTCGGAAGCGGGTGGCAAAGCCTATTCCGTCAGATCGATTGGCTCTCGGTGGCGGCCCCTCTTGGGGTAGTGCCGCCGGCGGCGGCGCGCGCCGAGCTCGGCAGCTCTTGTTCGAATTATAGCGCGACGATCAGGATGAGACGAGTCTCACCTTGA
- a CDS encoding tryptophan 7-halogenase, with protein MMLDNRGHVCALQLQGEQLEVDFAVDASGLARMGLGSAFRPRLAYIRKCIANGPRNSL; from the coding sequence ATGATGCTTGATAACCGGGGCCATGTGTGCGCCTTGCAGCTCCAAGGAGAGCAACTCGAGGTCGACTTCGCCGTCGACGCCTCAGGGCTGGCCCGGATGGGTCTCGGCAGTGCCTTTAGGCCCCGGTTGGCGTACATTCGGAAGTGTATTGCCAACGGACCGCGCAATAGCCTTTGA
- a CDS encoding tryptophan 7-halogenase, translating into MVSGKGGSLNLIDTLCRNGLDLDVFTGEAGATYKHGVLYENWTGGGVPDRYYHLFGGVGIAEIVYHVDGFFPLLSARIAAGGVPSHVHSGV; encoded by the coding sequence TTGGTCTCGGGGAAGGGGGGCTCGCTCAACCTGATTGATACCTTGTGTCGCAATGGTCTCGACTTGGACGTCTTTACCGGTGAAGCCGGTGCCACATACAAGCATGGTGTGCTCTATGAGAATTGGACTGGTGGAGGAGTTCCGGATCGCTACTACCACCTGTTCGGCGGGGTAGGTATTGCGGAGATCGTATATCACGTCGATGGCTTCTTTCCTCTGCTGTCCGCGAGGATCGCGGCGGGGGGAGTGCCTTCACACGTGCATTCCGGGGTTTGA
- a CDS encoding tryptophan 7-halogenase: MVDLRNARRIGIIGGGIVGWLAATALSRVFDPNVDVTVIEAPAEFPLGLGEGGLAQPD; encoded by the coding sequence ATGGTTGATTTGAGGAATGCAAGACGGATAGGAATCATCGGCGGGGGTATTGTGGGCTGGCTAGCGGCGACCGCGTTGTCCCGTGTTTTTGACCCCAATGTGGATGTGACGGTCATAGAGGCTCCAGCGGAATTTCCACTTGGTCTCGGGGAAGGGGGGCTCGCTCAACCTGATTGA
- a CDS encoding NifX-associated nitrogen fixation protein, which produces MATLPNPAVIPVLDHDKVVTAPFIKCLVRLIRAQDAYGSWKEKCDFDVLDHFTVPEERRCALPLMGDPDPDVLWRLDMFYQAVGVAIEERSGLLVSRTMEISNEGFGRVLFTTRRLVLLSKTLRDVHRFGFSSLRKLAKTGAKLVNDADRVIEAYPDVARA; this is translated from the coding sequence ATGGCAACATTACCGAATCCCGCTGTTATCCCGGTTCTCGACCACGACAAGGTCGTTACCGCTCCTTTTATCAAGTGCCTTGTGCGATTGATCCGCGCGCAGGATGCCTACGGATCGTGGAAGGAAAAGTGCGACTTTGATGTGCTCGACCACTTTACCGTCCCGGAAGAAAGGCGCTGTGCGCTTCCACTCATGGGCGATCCCGATCCGGACGTACTGTGGAGGCTCGACATGTTTTACCAGGCCGTCGGGGTCGCTATCGAGGAGCGCTCCGGCCTTTTGGTATCGCGGACCATGGAAATCAGCAATGAGGGCTTCGGGCGCGTGCTTTTTACAACCAGACGGCTCGTCCTTCTGTCGAAAACCCTGCGCGATGTTCACCGATTCGGCTTCAGTTCTCTTCGCAAACTCGCCAAGACCGGCGCTAAGCTGGTCAACGATGCGGACCGAGTCATCGAAGCTTATCCGGACGTGGCACGGGCGTAG
- a CDS encoding exopolysaccharide production repressor protein, producing MPFKSLCRVLQLVLCADLLAVYFVSHSIRKVIITALGISVLLQVAYFGSVLFFVWRAKSTRRAVERAGQERSYSDHS from the coding sequence TTGCCTTTCAAGTCCCTCTGTCGCGTCCTGCAATTGGTCCTGTGCGCCGACCTTCTAGCCGTCTACTTCGTCTCGCATTCGATACGCAAAGTAATCATTACAGCACTGGGTATTTCGGTGCTTCTTCAAGTTGCCTATTTCGGAAGCGTTCTTTTTTTCGTTTGGCGGGCTAAGTCCACTCGGAGAGCTGTCGAAAGGGCCGGGCAAGAAAGGTCCTACTCTGACCATTCCTAA
- the fdxB gene encoding ferredoxin III, nif-specific — protein MTNHFFTRDGSTWIPQYLTAIDAVTCIGCGRCVKVCSREVMHLYGVDESGEILGACDGEDEDFDGELSRTIMVIDQAGRCIGCGACARVCPKKCQTHVAADKIIG, from the coding sequence ATGACCAATCATTTCTTTACCCGCGATGGCTCGACATGGATTCCGCAATATCTGACGGCGATTGATGCCGTGACCTGCATTGGCTGCGGCCGCTGCGTCAAAGTCTGCTCGCGCGAGGTTATGCACCTGTACGGCGTCGACGAATCGGGTGAAATCCTAGGCGCCTGCGACGGCGAGGACGAGGACTTCGATGGCGAGCTCAGTCGTACGATCATGGTTATCGACCAGGCCGGCCGCTGCATCGGCTGCGGAGCCTGCGCCCGCGTCTGCCCGAAGAAGTGCCAAACCCATGTCGCGGCTGACAAAATTATTGGCTGA
- a CDS encoding NifX-associated nitrogen fixation protein: protein MKKMSATAGTPAVNEHEAALATPFVRCLTRLIRAQNVYGWQDGASDVELLAKFIVTEEQRRQIPIIGDPDPDVMLRLNLFYTAVGLTIEARTGLVASPTMMISHEGFGRVLLTTGRLVVFSKTVRDVHRFGFAALRKLAEAGAKLVDDAIAVIEAYPEVARA, encoded by the coding sequence ATGAAAAAAATGTCGGCCACTGCGGGCACGCCCGCCGTCAACGAGCACGAGGCGGCCCTTGCCACCCCTTTCGTCAGATGCCTCACGCGGCTGATCCGCGCGCAGAATGTTTATGGATGGCAGGACGGCGCATCGGACGTGGAGCTGTTGGCCAAATTCATCGTCACCGAAGAGCAGCGCCGTCAAATCCCGATCATCGGCGATCCCGATCCGGATGTCATGTTGAGGCTCAACCTCTTTTACACCGCCGTCGGGCTTACAATCGAAGCGCGCACCGGTCTGGTGGCGTCGCCGACTATGATGATCAGCCATGAGGGCTTTGGGCGAGTGCTTCTCACGACGGGGCGGCTGGTCGTATTTTCGAAAACAGTGCGCGACGTCCACCGGTTTGGCTTCGCGGCGCTTCGGAAGCTCGCTGAGGCCGGTGCAAAACTCGTCGACGATGCGATCGCTGTCATCGAAGCCTATCCCGAAGTGGCGCGAGCCTGA
- the nifX gene encoding nitrogen fixation protein NifX, which translates to MNSVRRLSLVADEIHPRHHGALRIAIATQDMKALNAHFGSAKHFAVYDVTRDGWDFVEAVSFDDVSDETGKHRIEGDDRITPKVNALSGCHLLFCVAIGGPSAAKVVSAKIHPISVGHPEPIQDVLSRTQKMLRTAPPPWLRKALAQAGVAEKKPFEDED; encoded by the coding sequence ATGAATTCGGTTCGTCGCCTGTCGCTCGTCGCTGACGAGATTCACCCGCGGCATCACGGCGCATTGCGCATCGCGATTGCGACGCAGGATATGAAAGCGCTTAATGCCCATTTCGGATCGGCCAAGCACTTTGCAGTCTACGACGTGACGCGCGACGGCTGGGATTTCGTGGAAGCGGTGAGCTTCGATGACGTCTCCGACGAGACCGGGAAGCATCGGATCGAGGGCGATGACCGGATCACACCGAAGGTCAACGCGTTGAGCGGCTGTCACCTCCTCTTTTGTGTGGCTATCGGCGGACCTTCCGCAGCCAAGGTGGTATCGGCGAAAATCCACCCGATAAGCGTGGGGCACCCTGAACCCATTCAAGACGTGCTTTCGCGAACCCAGAAAATGCTTAGAACGGCTCCTCCGCCGTGGCTGCGCAAGGCTCTGGCGCAAGCAGGTGTCGCCGAAAAGAAACCGTTCGAGGACGAGGACTGA
- the nifN gene encoding nitrogenase iron-molybdenum cofactor biosynthesis protein NifN, which translates to MVHVYPQTKSATVNPLKSSQPLGAALAFLGVEGAVPLFHGSQGCTSFALVLCVRHFKETVPLQTTAMDELAVVVGGAGHLKEAILNLKERANPRLIGICTTALSETRSEDFARQIANIKMMRADEPGTEIVLANTPDFDGALEEGWSKAVTAMIERITRRGQQARRAKKAPVIERIREPGEQPLKRKKLAILPGWHLTVADIEHLREVVESFGLKPAILPDVSGSLDGTVPDRWMPVTYGGTSVEDIQELGTAVQCIGVGEHMRRPAELLQKLTGVPYTLFQSLTGLRNVDRFVSLLSEISGVPAPAKIHRCRSQLQDALLDGQFHFAGKKIAIAAEPDQLYQFATFFTGLGAKIVAAVTTTGASGILEKVTAESIQIGDLGDFENLAGGADLLVTHSHGRQAAERLGIPLLRVGFPAFDRLGSQHKLTILYRGTRDMIFEAANIFQANQHTPSPEMVDALRKRSNAE; encoded by the coding sequence ATGGTTCACGTCTATCCCCAAACCAAATCAGCAACAGTCAATCCGCTCAAGTCGTCCCAGCCGCTGGGTGCCGCGTTAGCCTTTCTCGGCGTGGAGGGTGCGGTTCCGCTGTTCCACGGCAGCCAAGGCTGCACCAGCTTCGCGTTGGTTCTATGTGTACGCCATTTCAAGGAAACGGTCCCTCTGCAGACTACGGCAATGGACGAATTGGCAGTAGTCGTGGGCGGGGCAGGCCATCTGAAAGAAGCAATTCTCAACTTGAAGGAGCGCGCGAACCCGCGGCTGATCGGGATCTGCACGACGGCTCTATCGGAAACCCGTTCTGAAGATTTCGCAAGGCAAATCGCCAACATCAAAATGATGCGCGCGGATGAACCTGGCACGGAGATAGTGCTGGCAAACACGCCGGATTTCGATGGCGCCCTCGAGGAGGGATGGTCCAAGGCCGTCACCGCAATGATCGAACGGATTACCCGGCGGGGCCAGCAGGCGCGTCGCGCGAAAAAGGCACCAGTGATCGAGAGGATTAGAGAGCCTGGCGAGCAGCCGTTGAAACGGAAGAAACTCGCGATCTTGCCCGGCTGGCATCTCACGGTCGCTGACATAGAGCATTTGCGCGAGGTCGTGGAAAGTTTCGGGCTCAAGCCGGCGATCCTTCCGGACGTTTCCGGCTCGCTTGACGGAACGGTGCCCGACCGCTGGATGCCTGTCACCTATGGCGGCACCAGCGTTGAGGATATCCAGGAGTTGGGCACGGCGGTGCAATGCATCGGAGTCGGAGAACATATGCGGCGGCCGGCTGAACTGCTGCAGAAGCTGACGGGTGTGCCATACACCTTATTCCAGTCGCTGACGGGATTGAGGAACGTCGACCGGTTCGTCTCGCTTCTTTCCGAGATTTCCGGCGTGCCGGCACCGGCAAAGATCCACCGTTGCCGCTCACAGCTGCAGGACGCGTTGCTCGACGGACAGTTCCATTTCGCCGGCAAGAAGATCGCGATCGCCGCCGAACCGGACCAGCTTTACCAGTTCGCCACCTTCTTCACCGGGCTTGGCGCCAAGATAGTGGCGGCTGTTACCACTACCGGTGCATCAGGAATTCTCGAGAAAGTGACTGCCGAATCGATCCAGATCGGCGATCTTGGCGATTTCGAAAATCTGGCCGGCGGCGCTGATCTTCTCGTTACCCACTCGCACGGCCGCCAGGCGGCGGAGCGCCTAGGCATTCCTCTCCTGCGCGTCGGCTTCCCGGCATTTGATCGTCTCGGCAGCCAGCACAAGCTCACAATTCTCTATCGGGGCACGCGCGACATGATCTTCGAGGCGGCAAACATCTTCCAGGCCAACCAGCACACGCCATCGCCCGAGATGGTCGATGCACTGCGGAAGCGGAGTAATGCCGAATGA
- the nifE gene encoding nitrogenase iron-molybdenum cofactor biosynthesis protein NifE, translated as MHSPTAKIQDVFDEPACEINRAKDDKARKKGCSKPLTPGAAAGGCAFDGAKIVLQPITDVAHLVHAPLACEGNSWDNRGTASSGPTLWRTSFTTDLTELDIITGQSERKLFHALRQIKEAYAPPAIFVYATCVTELIGDDIQAVCKRAAEKFGLPVVPINAPGFVGSKNLGNKLAGEALLDHVIGTMEPDDVGPYDINILGEFNLSGEFWLIRPLLDRLGIRVRACIPGDARYRDVACSHRARAAMLVCSTALINLARKMEERWQIPFFEGSFYGITATSEALRRIAELLVKRGADAQILARTDTLIAEEEAIAWKRLEVYRPRLQGKRVLINSGGVKSWSLVHALMEIGMEIVGTSVKKSTAGDKERIKQVLKDEHHMFESMAPRELYTMLSEHKADIMLSGGRTQFIALKAKTPWLDINQERHHPYAGYDGMVELVRQIDLAIHNPIWSEVREPAPWEIDSHAEEQPSAHTLSEAAGVAPSKTRRHDVGDFAEC; from the coding sequence ATGCATTCGCCCACTGCTAAAATCCAGGATGTTTTCGACGAGCCCGCCTGCGAGATAAATCGGGCCAAGGATGACAAGGCGCGCAAAAAGGGCTGTTCGAAGCCGTTGACTCCCGGCGCGGCAGCCGGCGGCTGCGCTTTTGATGGCGCCAAGATTGTGCTGCAGCCGATCACCGACGTGGCACATCTCGTTCATGCACCGCTCGCCTGCGAAGGCAATTCCTGGGACAACCGAGGTACGGCGTCGTCCGGTCCCACGCTGTGGCGCACCAGCTTCACCACTGATCTAACCGAACTCGACATCATCACGGGGCAGAGCGAGCGGAAGCTGTTCCACGCGCTGCGCCAGATCAAGGAAGCGTATGCGCCGCCAGCGATCTTTGTTTATGCGACCTGCGTAACCGAACTCATCGGTGACGACATCCAGGCCGTCTGCAAGCGCGCGGCGGAAAAATTCGGCTTACCGGTGGTGCCGATCAATGCGCCGGGTTTCGTCGGTTCAAAGAACCTCGGCAACAAGCTCGCCGGCGAGGCATTGCTCGATCACGTCATCGGCACCATGGAGCCTGATGATGTCGGTCCTTACGACATCAATATCCTTGGAGAGTTCAATCTGTCTGGCGAGTTCTGGTTGATAAGGCCACTCTTGGACCGGCTTGGCATCCGTGTTCGCGCCTGCATTCCTGGTGACGCGCGCTACCGAGATGTTGCCTGCTCGCACCGCGCACGCGCAGCCATGTTGGTGTGCTCGACGGCACTCATCAACCTTGCTCGGAAAATGGAAGAGCGTTGGCAAATCCCCTTCTTTGAGGGGTCCTTCTACGGCATCACCGCCACCTCGGAAGCTCTCCGACGGATTGCGGAGCTGCTCGTAAAGAGAGGTGCCGATGCACAGATCCTCGCTCGCACCGATACACTCATTGCAGAGGAGGAGGCGATTGCGTGGAAAAGACTTGAGGTATATCGCCCCCGGCTCCAAGGCAAGCGGGTGCTTATCAACAGCGGCGGCGTGAAGTCCTGGTCGCTTGTACATGCATTGATGGAGATCGGCATGGAGATCGTCGGCACCTCGGTCAAGAAATCGACGGCTGGAGATAAGGAGCGCATCAAGCAGGTGCTGAAGGACGAGCACCACATGTTCGAGTCGATGGCGCCTCGAGAGCTCTACACCATGCTCTCAGAGCACAAGGCCGACATCATGCTGTCAGGCGGGCGCACCCAGTTCATTGCGTTGAAGGCAAAGACACCTTGGCTTGATATCAACCAGGAGCGCCACCATCCCTATGCCGGCTATGACGGCATGGTGGAGCTCGTGCGCCAGATCGACTTGGCTATTCACAACCCTATCTGGTCCGAAGTACGGGAGCCCGCACCGTGGGAAATCGATTCTCATGCGGAGGAACAACCAAGCGCGCACACGCTCAGCGAAGCTGCGGGTGTCGCGCCCTCAAAAACTCGCCGGCACGACGTCGGTGACTTTGCTGAGTGTTGA